The following coding sequences lie in one Metallumcola ferriviriculae genomic window:
- the dapA gene encoding 4-hydroxy-tetrahydrodipicolinate synthase gives MSTIFGKLLTAMVTPFDKDNNIDWEKVKELANYLVNNGSDSIVVCGTTGESPTLSHDEKLEMFRIVVETVGGRAQVVAGTGSNNTADTVKLSLEAKNMGVDGIMLVVPYYNKPSQDALYQHFSHIAQKADLPILLYNVPSRTGINMLPDTVARLALLNNIVAVKEAAGDMDQVSELKVKLPENFAVYSGDDSITLPMLALGCQGVVSVASHLVGNDIKEMIDAFDQGDNFRANQIHSNLFPLFKALFITSNPVPLKAALKLKGINVGALRPPLIEATASELGVVKETMKKIGLLD, from the coding sequence GTGTCAACGATTTTTGGTAAATTACTAACAGCAATGGTAACTCCTTTTGATAAGGATAACAACATAGATTGGGAAAAGGTAAAGGAATTAGCTAATTATCTTGTAAATAACGGCAGTGACAGCATAGTTGTTTGTGGCACAACGGGGGAATCCCCCACTTTATCCCATGATGAAAAACTGGAAATGTTTCGTATAGTAGTGGAAACAGTGGGAGGACGCGCTCAGGTAGTTGCCGGCACTGGGAGTAATAACACGGCGGATACTGTGAAGTTGTCTCTGGAAGCGAAGAACATGGGAGTAGACGGTATAATGTTAGTAGTGCCTTATTACAATAAGCCGTCCCAAGACGCCCTATACCAACACTTTAGCCATATTGCACAAAAAGCGGATTTGCCTATTTTATTATATAATGTACCCTCTCGTACAGGGATAAACATGCTGCCTGATACGGTTGCCCGGCTGGCTTTATTAAACAATATCGTCGCTGTTAAGGAAGCTGCCGGTGATATGGATCAAGTTTCTGAATTGAAAGTAAAGCTTCCGGAAAACTTTGCCGTTTATAGTGGAGATGACTCAATTACACTACCAATGTTAGCATTGGGCTGTCAGGGAGTGGTCAGTGTTGCCAGTCATTTGGTAGGAAACGACATCAAAGAGATGATTGATGCTTTTGACCAAGGTGATAATTTTCGAGCGAATCAAATACATTCAAACCTGTTTCCTCTTTTTAAAGCTCTGTTTATAACGTCAAATCCCGTGCCTTTAAAAGCTGCCTTAAAACTTAAGGGTATCAATGTAGGCGCTTTGCGCCCACCTTTAATTGAGGCCACTGCGTCGGAACTAGGTGTTGTTAAAGAAACAATGAAGAAGATAGGCCTATTGGATTAA
- a CDS encoding ribonuclease J, with translation MADEGKLQLIPLGGLGEIGKNMTAVKYGNNILVIDAGLTFPEDELLGIDVVIPDITYLLENKKLIKGIVLTHGHEDHIGALPYVLKDLNVPVYGTRLTLGLLRQKLKESTISADKIKLNCIKPRDTIKVGTFKVDFFRVSHSIADAVGIAVHTPIGTIVHSGDFKFDQTPVDGDVTDFAKLSELGENGVLVLMSDSTNVERPGYTMSERNVGNTFDEIFRQAKERIVVASFASNIPRIQQVITTAHNYKRKVAIVGRSMLNVVSVASELGYLDVPDGTIVELDEINRLPKQNTVIISTGSQGEPMSALTRMARSEHKGVEIMSGDTVVISATPIPGNEKMVARTVDQLFKLGADVIHEAVSGIHVSGHASQEELKLMLNLVKPKFFVPVHGEYRMLVKHSNLAQDLGIPSENIFVGENGLILEFSKKRGRIAGRVASGRVLVDGLGVGDVGNIVLRDRKQLSQDGILIVVLTLDKNKGAVVAGPDIVSRGFVYVRESEELLEEAKERVSQALEKCCSKNNAADWSAIKYSVRDTLGKFLFEKTHRRPMILPIIMEV, from the coding sequence ATGGCGGACGAAGGAAAACTGCAGCTTATTCCTTTAGGTGGTTTGGGGGAAATAGGCAAAAATATGACGGCAGTTAAATATGGGAATAACATTCTGGTTATTGATGCGGGACTTACTTTCCCTGAGGACGAACTGCTGGGGATAGATGTGGTAATTCCGGATATCACTTATTTGTTGGAAAATAAAAAGCTGATCAAAGGTATTGTTTTAACCCATGGTCACGAAGACCACATTGGTGCATTGCCCTATGTTTTAAAGGACTTGAATGTACCCGTTTATGGGACAAGGTTAACTTTAGGGCTGCTGAGGCAGAAACTGAAGGAAAGCACTATCTCTGCAGACAAAATCAAACTGAACTGTATTAAACCAAGGGATACCATTAAAGTCGGTACGTTTAAAGTGGATTTCTTTAGGGTTAGCCACAGTATTGCCGATGCCGTAGGAATTGCGGTGCATACACCTATTGGTACTATCGTGCACAGTGGGGACTTTAAATTTGACCAGACACCAGTTGACGGCGATGTTACTGACTTTGCCAAACTTAGTGAATTGGGTGAAAATGGAGTACTTGTGCTAATGTCCGACAGTACCAATGTGGAACGCCCGGGTTATACAATGTCTGAACGAAATGTTGGAAATACCTTTGACGAAATTTTTCGCCAGGCAAAAGAAAGAATTGTTGTCGCAAGCTTTGCTTCAAACATTCCTCGTATTCAACAGGTAATTACTACCGCCCATAATTACAAACGAAAGGTTGCTATTGTCGGTCGAAGTATGTTAAATGTTGTTAGCGTAGCATCTGAATTAGGTTACTTGGATGTTCCTGACGGTACTATCGTAGAATTAGATGAAATCAATCGTTTACCCAAACAAAATACTGTTATCATTAGTACTGGAAGTCAGGGAGAACCGATGTCAGCCCTTACACGAATGGCCAGATCTGAACATAAGGGGGTTGAAATTATGTCCGGAGACACAGTGGTGATTTCTGCGACCCCAATTCCCGGTAATGAAAAAATGGTAGCCCGGACAGTGGATCAACTATTTAAACTAGGTGCCGACGTCATCCATGAAGCTGTATCAGGTATCCATGTTTCCGGACATGCCAGCCAAGAAGAATTAAAACTGATGTTAAATTTGGTAAAGCCTAAATTTTTTGTCCCTGTCCACGGTGAATACAGAATGTTGGTCAAGCATTCAAACTTAGCTCAAGATTTGGGAATACCGTCAGAAAACATTTTTGTTGGTGAAAATGGATTGATCTTAGAGTTTTCAAAGAAACGAGGTCGTATCGCCGGTAGAGTCGCTTCAGGTAGAGTATTGGTTGATGGACTCGGGGTAGGCGATGTCGGTAATATCGTTTTACGCGACAGGAAACAGTTATCCCAAGATGGTATTTTAATCGTAGTTTTGACGCTGGATAAAAATAAGGGCGCAGTCGTTGCCGGGCCAGACATAGTTTCTAGGGGATTCGTCTATGTCAGAGAATCTGAGGAGCTATTAGAAGAAGCTAAAGAGCGGGTTTCTCAGGCACTGGAGAAGTGTTGCAGCAAAAATAATGCTGCTGACTGGTCAGCTATTAAGTACAGTGTAAGAGATACCTTAGGGAAATTTT